One window of the Chryseobacterium camelliae genome contains the following:
- a CDS encoding winged helix-turn-helix transcriptional regulator: MKKNELMEYSCPLGKAMSALGSKWKPIIVLVIKDRKLRFGELAVRIQVISRKVLTDQLREMEADGLVIREEFKELPPRVEYSLTEKGLALLPILYLLEEWEQKYQVKGKDDGKSCNVLNSPEVTSML, from the coding sequence ATGAAAAAGAATGAATTAATGGAATACAGCTGCCCTTTAGGCAAAGCCATGTCGGCATTAGGCAGCAAATGGAAACCGATTATCGTGCTGGTGATCAAAGACCGGAAATTACGTTTCGGAGAGCTTGCGGTACGGATCCAGGTGATTTCACGAAAGGTGCTCACCGACCAGCTCCGGGAAATGGAAGCCGACGGACTGGTGATCCGGGAGGAATTCAAAGAGCTGCCACCTAGAGTGGAATATTCTTTAACGGAGAAAGGGCTTGCCCTGCTGCCGATCCTGTACCTGCTGGAAGAATGGGAGCAGAAATACCAGGTTAAAGGAAAAGATGATGGTAAGAGCTGTAATGTTTTGAACAGTCCGGAGGTGACAAGTATGCTTTAG
- a CDS encoding alpha-ketoacid dehydrogenase subunit alpha/beta produces the protein MQTTYIETQQISFQDFKNQILEDYKLGRISREMSYLGRREVLTGKAKFGIFGDGKELPQLAMAKVFRNGDFRSGYYRDQTFALAVDALTVESFFAQLYADTSVEREPASAGRQMNGHFATRSLNEDGSWKDLTAQKNISSDISPTAGQMPRLLGLAQASKIYKSVTFEGSEKFSNGGNEVAFGTIGDASTAEGHFWETLNAACALQVPMIVSIWDDGYGISVPTMKQRAKADIAEMLSGFQRKEGEFQGCEIIQVKAWDYPALLDAYARAEQFARMESVPVVVHVIEVTQPQGHSTSGSHERYKNEERLAWEASFDGLVKFREWISNYSIEIDGKEEIIASAEELDAIDEEAKKMVKAGQKAAWENYQNAIRELTQAVLPLVENLKTQNTEIEGYVSQFSKLVSKAKKDVFHLARKALLATRGTNSAERNQLMQKYYEVFETEKDNYSSHLYSQSEWKATNVKEVKPVYSDSSEDVDGRVVVRNNFDKIFEKYPQTLVFGEDAGNIGDVNQGLEGMQEKYGELRVADTGIREATILGQGIGMAMRGLRPIAEIQYLDYILYCLQGMSDDLATVQYRTKGGQKAPLIIRTRGHRLEGIWHSGSPMAGILNLSKGILVLVPRNLTKAAGFYNTMLQADEPAVIVECLNGYRLKEKQPDNIGEFTVPVGQIEVTKEGSDVTLVTYGSTWRIVMEAAKELEKLGISAEVIDVQSLIPFDLSHETAESVKKTNRLVVIDEDVEGGTSAFILQQILEKQKAFRYLDSDPLTIAANDHRPAYASDGDYFSKPSADDMVERIYAMFNETNPQKYPAIF, from the coding sequence ATGCAGACAACCTATATTGAAACACAGCAGATTTCTTTTCAGGACTTTAAAAATCAGATACTTGAAGACTATAAATTGGGAAGGATTTCCCGTGAAATGTCATATCTGGGAAGAAGGGAAGTGCTGACAGGGAAAGCTAAATTCGGAATTTTCGGGGATGGTAAAGAGCTTCCCCAGCTGGCAATGGCAAAAGTATTCAGAAACGGGGATTTCCGTTCCGGATATTACCGGGATCAGACCTTTGCATTGGCTGTAGATGCTTTAACGGTAGAAAGCTTCTTTGCACAATTGTATGCAGATACAAGCGTGGAAAGAGAACCCGCTTCTGCCGGAAGACAGATGAACGGGCATTTTGCTACCCGGAGCCTTAATGAGGACGGCAGCTGGAAAGACCTGACGGCCCAAAAAAATATCTCATCAGATATTTCACCTACAGCCGGGCAGATGCCGAGATTACTGGGATTGGCACAGGCTTCCAAAATATATAAAAGCGTAACTTTTGAAGGTTCGGAAAAATTTTCAAACGGTGGTAATGAAGTGGCTTTCGGGACCATTGGTGATGCTTCCACTGCGGAAGGCCATTTCTGGGAAACCCTGAATGCAGCGTGTGCACTTCAGGTGCCGATGATCGTATCGATCTGGGATGACGGGTACGGGATTTCCGTTCCTACCATGAAGCAGAGGGCAAAAGCGGATATCGCTGAGATGCTGAGCGGTTTCCAGAGAAAAGAAGGCGAATTCCAGGGTTGTGAGATCATCCAGGTAAAAGCCTGGGATTATCCGGCACTGCTGGATGCCTACGCAAGGGCAGAACAGTTTGCCAGGATGGAAAGCGTTCCGGTAGTGGTGCACGTGATTGAAGTTACCCAGCCTCAGGGACATTCTACCTCAGGATCCCACGAACGATATAAAAATGAAGAAAGGCTGGCCTGGGAAGCCTCGTTTGACGGTTTGGTAAAATTCAGGGAATGGATTTCCAACTATTCCATTGAAATCGACGGCAAAGAAGAGATCATCGCTTCTGCTGAAGAGCTGGATGCGATTGATGAAGAGGCCAAAAAGATGGTAAAAGCAGGTCAGAAAGCCGCCTGGGAAAACTACCAGAATGCTATCCGGGAGCTGACGCAGGCTGTATTGCCTTTAGTGGAAAACCTTAAAACACAGAATACGGAGATCGAAGGCTATGTCAGCCAGTTCAGCAAACTGGTATCCAAAGCTAAGAAAGACGTATTCCATCTGGCGAGAAAGGCTTTGCTGGCAACCAGGGGAACCAATTCTGCAGAGAGAAATCAGCTGATGCAGAAATACTACGAAGTATTCGAAACAGAAAAAGACAATTATTCTTCCCATTTATACTCCCAGTCTGAGTGGAAGGCCACGAATGTTAAAGAGGTTAAGCCCGTGTATTCGGACAGCTCTGAAGACGTTGACGGCAGGGTAGTGGTAAGAAACAACTTCGATAAAATTTTTGAAAAATATCCTCAAACCCTTGTCTTCGGGGAAGATGCCGGAAACATCGGTGACGTAAACCAGGGACTGGAAGGAATGCAGGAAAAATACGGTGAACTGCGTGTTGCCGATACCGGAATCCGCGAGGCAACCATCCTCGGACAGGGAATCGGAATGGCAATGAGAGGTTTAAGGCCGATTGCAGAAATCCAGTATTTAGATTATATCCTTTATTGCCTGCAGGGAATGAGCGATGACCTGGCTACCGTTCAGTACAGGACGAAAGGGGGCCAGAAAGCACCGTTGATCATCAGGACCAGGGGACACCGCCTGGAAGGCATCTGGCATTCCGGATCTCCGATGGCCGGAATATTAAACCTTTCCAAAGGAATTTTAGTGCTGGTACCGAGGAACCTGACCAAAGCTGCCGGGTTCTACAATACCATGCTTCAGGCTGATGAGCCGGCAGTAATTGTTGAATGCCTGAACGGTTACCGTTTGAAAGAAAAGCAACCGGATAATATAGGGGAATTCACTGTTCCGGTGGGTCAGATTGAAGTAACTAAAGAAGGAAGCGATGTTACTCTGGTAACGTATGGCTCTACCTGGAGAATCGTTATGGAAGCAGCTAAAGAACTTGAAAAACTTGGTATTTCTGCAGAAGTAATCGATGTTCAGTCATTGATTCCTTTCGACTTATCCCATGAGACTGCTGAAAGCGTGAAGAAAACCAACCGATTGGTGGTTATTGATGAAGATGTGGAAGGCGGAACTTCAGCATTCATCCTGCAACAGATCCTGGAGAAACAAAAAGCTTTCCGATATCTGGATTCCGATCCGTTAACGATCGCTGCCAACGACCACAGGCCGGCGTATGCAAGTGACGGAGATTATTTCAGCAAGCCATCGGCAGATGATATGGTAGAAAGGATCTACGCCATGTTTAATGAAACCAATCCTCAGAAATATCCTGCGATATTTTAA
- a CDS encoding polyprenyl synthetase family protein encodes MANIVEEIKRPINDEMKLFEQKFYESMQSKVPLLDKVTRFIVTTKGKQMRPMFVFLCAKLIGEVNEKTYRGASMIELIHTATLVHDDVVDESFKRRNFFSINALWKNKIAVLVGDYLLSKSVLLSTDHKDYDLLSVISRTIREMSEGELLQLEKARKLDITEDVYYEIIRQKTATLIAACCEIGVLSNGADEALAKKMMDFGTYTGMAFQIKDDLFDYLSSNVIGKPVGIDIKEQKMTLPLIHTLEKADEKNKKYFFTTIKRYNNDQKRVKELIAFVKSSGGLDYAITVMKDFQQKAKDILNEFPDSEARKSLHSMLDYVIERKF; translated from the coding sequence GTGGCCAATATTGTAGAAGAAATCAAGCGACCGATCAATGATGAAATGAAACTTTTCGAGCAGAAGTTTTATGAGTCCATGCAAAGCAAAGTTCCGTTGCTCGATAAAGTCACCCGTTTTATTGTAACCACCAAAGGGAAGCAGATGCGTCCTATGTTTGTATTTCTGTGTGCCAAGCTGATCGGTGAAGTGAATGAGAAAACCTACCGTGGTGCTTCTATGATCGAACTGATCCACACGGCGACCCTGGTTCATGATGATGTGGTGGATGAGAGTTTCAAGAGGCGTAATTTTTTTTCCATCAATGCCTTATGGAAAAATAAAATTGCCGTTCTAGTAGGCGATTATTTATTATCCAAATCTGTTTTACTGTCTACAGACCACAAGGATTATGATCTGCTGAGCGTGATTTCCCGTACCATTCGTGAAATGTCTGAAGGTGAGCTGCTTCAGCTGGAAAAAGCCAGGAAACTCGATATTACAGAAGACGTCTATTATGAGATCATCCGCCAGAAAACGGCCACTTTGATTGCGGCCTGTTGTGAAATCGGAGTATTGTCCAATGGTGCGGATGAAGCTTTGGCTAAAAAAATGATGGATTTCGGAACCTATACCGGGATGGCATTCCAGATTAAAGATGATTTATTTGACTACCTGAGTTCCAATGTCATCGGAAAGCCTGTAGGGATCGATATTAAGGAACAGAAAATGACCCTTCCGCTGATCCACACCCTTGAAAAAGCGGATGAGAAAAATAAGAAATACTTCTTTACAACAATCAAGCGGTACAATAACGACCAGAAAAGAGTCAAGGAACTGATTGCTTTTGTCAAGAGTTCAGGCGGATTGGATTATGCCATTACGGTAATGAAGGATTTTCAGCAGAAAGCGAAGGATATCCTCAATGAGTTCCCGGATTCGGAGGCCAGGAAATCCCTGCACAGCATGCTTGATTACGTCATTGAAAGAAAATTTTAA
- a CDS encoding NADH:flavin oxidoreductase, with protein sequence MSTESLFKPFHYKNLSLENRIVMAPMTRAQSDNGVPTQQIADYYSRRATAGVGLIISEGTVINRPASKNMQNIPDFYGTEALDGWQNVIDSVHANGGKMGPQIWHVGDTRSSDDYPSVPMEKASDMTLEDIRDTIAQFAVSAKSAKDLGFDCLEIHGAHGYLIDQFFWEVTNTRTDEYGGKTLKERSRFAVDIVKAIRAAVGEDFTIIIRLSQWKQQDYSVKLAQTPEEMEEWLLPLKEAGVDIFHCSQRRFWEAEFEGSDLNFAGWAKKITGQPTITVGSVGLEGDFMAAFAGEGTGTTDLSELTRRLERGDFDLVAVGRALLQDPEWVQKVKEGRMEELSDFSPASMSTLY encoded by the coding sequence ATGAGTACAGAATCATTATTCAAACCTTTTCATTATAAAAATTTATCCCTTGAAAACAGGATCGTTATGGCTCCTATGACCAGGGCACAGTCAGATAACGGTGTTCCGACACAGCAGATCGCCGACTACTATTCCAGAAGGGCTACCGCAGGCGTAGGCCTGATCATTTCAGAAGGGACGGTCATCAACAGGCCGGCTTCAAAGAATATGCAGAATATCCCTGATTTTTACGGAACCGAAGCGCTGGATGGATGGCAGAATGTCATTGATTCCGTTCATGCCAACGGTGGTAAAATGGGCCCGCAGATCTGGCATGTGGGCGATACGAGAAGTTCAGATGATTACCCGTCAGTACCGATGGAAAAAGCATCGGATATGACGTTGGAAGACATCCGGGATACCATTGCACAATTTGCAGTTTCAGCCAAGTCTGCGAAGGACCTCGGCTTCGACTGCCTGGAAATCCATGGAGCACACGGATACCTGATTGACCAGTTTTTCTGGGAGGTAACCAATACCAGGACCGACGAATACGGAGGGAAAACTTTAAAAGAAAGAAGCCGCTTTGCCGTAGACATCGTAAAAGCAATCCGGGCTGCGGTAGGAGAGGACTTTACCATTATTATCCGGTTGTCCCAATGGAAACAGCAGGATTATTCCGTAAAGCTGGCTCAGACTCCTGAAGAAATGGAAGAGTGGCTGCTGCCACTGAAAGAAGCCGGTGTAGATATCTTCCACTGTTCACAACGCCGCTTCTGGGAAGCTGAATTTGAAGGTTCCGACCTGAATTTCGCAGGCTGGGCTAAAAAGATTACCGGACAGCCGACCATTACCGTGGGCTCGGTAGGACTGGAAGGAGATTTCATGGCTGCATTTGCCGGCGAAGGTACCGGTACCACTGATCTGTCTGAACTGACCCGCAGGCTGGAAAGAGGCGACTTTGACCTGGTAGCCGTGGGAAGAGCTTTATTACAGGATCCGGAATGGGTGCAGAAGGTGAAAGAAGGCAGAATGGAAGAACTGTCGGATTTTTCACCGGCAAGCATGTCAACTTTATATTAG
- a CDS encoding sensor histidine kinase, with the protein MKYFAAVPGRKAYRPLVLLVCCFLACFAVAQKRSAVENMSWKGYDLRFKDSTQCFRVLERAAVLAKEQDSRKDEAINYALTALAYRRYSDLDRFRHYSEMSYDTASYTRDHRALAYANMVMGYLNTYIDNSTEGDALNYFLTAYRLFDRLKEYGVCARILSDVSYLFSPHDMVKCRKYSYEALRYAGLSADPDNILHARLAVGSYLFELFKADHQYWQQAVSYYMETIKMAEAHESRITIKSNIAIAYLNLANLELNSPDSVPEEIFFYHIQKAIDTSRKYKMKSIYRNLMGLQGEYYQKKGRYDDAEEFYNRGLAEAAKLPYKDNDLMSDFYRSLKNLSAKRGDFKSYYHYDTLFIPYFKAEYNDKAQKMIQYADFKFETEKKKGQILQLQKENRLQKKNTFLGFAIAGILLVVLILLYLFFYYRRQYFRKTEDHLRQQQANSELKLKLLEKESLESLTEKLSLERRLLQSQMDPHFIFNALGNIQGMILQNDQNNAVSYLGKFARLTRQVLEHSRNEFITLEDEILTLKDYIELQRVRFNDAFDYEIHCDKNVQVQSLIPSMLIQPSIENAVEHGLKPAMSERTGRLILCFRQDDQKRVIICSVTDNGIGLTESKRRKNQNSHTSLANTITYERLSVMSTENSHAGFRIQENEEGGCTATIIIPIYS; encoded by the coding sequence ATGAAATATTTTGCAGCAGTTCCGGGAAGAAAAGCATACAGACCTTTAGTATTGCTGGTATGCTGTTTTTTAGCATGTTTTGCTGTCGCTCAGAAAAGATCGGCAGTTGAAAACATGTCCTGGAAGGGATATGACCTGCGTTTCAAGGATAGCACACAGTGTTTTCGCGTACTGGAAAGGGCGGCTGTCCTGGCAAAAGAGCAGGACAGCAGAAAGGATGAGGCAATAAATTATGCTCTGACCGCATTGGCCTACAGGCGTTATTCTGACCTGGACAGATTCAGGCATTATTCGGAAATGTCTTATGATACAGCCAGCTATACCAGAGATCATCGTGCACTGGCCTATGCCAATATGGTTATGGGCTACCTGAATACCTATATTGACAATTCTACGGAAGGAGATGCGCTGAACTATTTCCTGACGGCCTACCGTCTGTTTGACCGCCTTAAGGAATACGGGGTTTGTGCAAGGATCCTTTCAGATGTATCTTATCTGTTTTCACCACACGATATGGTTAAATGCAGAAAATATTCTTATGAAGCCCTTAGGTATGCCGGATTAAGCGCCGATCCTGACAATATTCTCCACGCAAGGCTTGCTGTGGGCAGTTATCTTTTCGAGCTGTTCAAGGCTGATCATCAATACTGGCAGCAGGCGGTATCCTATTACATGGAAACCATAAAAATGGCAGAGGCTCATGAAAGCCGGATTACGATTAAAAGCAATATTGCCATCGCCTATCTGAACCTGGCCAACCTTGAACTTAACAGTCCTGATTCTGTGCCGGAAGAGATCTTTTTCTACCATATCCAGAAAGCGATAGATACATCCAGGAAATATAAAATGAAATCCATCTACCGGAATCTGATGGGCCTTCAGGGTGAGTATTATCAGAAAAAGGGCAGGTATGATGATGCAGAAGAGTTCTATAACAGGGGATTGGCTGAAGCGGCCAAACTGCCTTATAAGGATAATGATCTGATGTCAGATTTTTACCGGAGCCTGAAAAACCTGTCTGCAAAGAGGGGTGATTTTAAATCGTATTATCATTATGATACGCTCTTTATTCCCTATTTCAAGGCAGAGTATAACGATAAGGCACAAAAGATGATTCAGTATGCGGATTTTAAGTTTGAGACAGAAAAAAAGAAAGGCCAGATCCTCCAGCTGCAAAAGGAAAACAGGCTTCAGAAAAAAAACACCTTCCTGGGATTTGCCATTGCGGGAATTTTACTGGTCGTCCTGATCCTTCTCTATCTTTTTTTCTACTACAGGAGGCAGTATTTCCGGAAAACAGAAGATCACCTGCGGCAGCAACAGGCCAACAGCGAGCTTAAGCTGAAGCTGCTTGAAAAGGAGAGCCTTGAAAGCCTTACGGAAAAGCTCTCCCTCGAAAGAAGGCTGCTGCAGTCCCAGATGGACCCCCATTTTATCTTTAATGCCCTTGGGAATATCCAGGGAATGATTCTGCAGAATGATCAGAACAATGCAGTGTCTTATCTCGGTAAGTTTGCGCGGCTTACCCGTCAGGTCCTGGAACATTCCCGTAATGAGTTTATTACGCTCGAAGACGAAATCCTTACCCTGAAAGATTATATTGAATTGCAAAGAGTGCGTTTTAATGATGCATTCGATTATGAAATACATTGTGATAAAAATGTACAGGTTCAGTCGCTTATCCCCTCCATGCTGATACAGCCCTCCATTGAAAATGCTGTGGAACATGGTCTGAAGCCGGCTATGTCTGAGCGGACCGGCCGTCTAATCCTTTGCTTCAGGCAGGATGATCAAAAGCGCGTGATCATCTGCTCTGTTACGGATAACGGCATCGGGCTGACTGAATCCAAACGGCGCAAAAACCAGAACAGCCATACCTCCCTGGCCAATACCATAACCTACGAAAGGCTTTCCGTTATGTCCACGGAAAATTCCCATGCAGGATTCAGGATCCAGGAAAATGAAGAAGGGGGATGTACGGCTACCATCATAATTCCTATTTATTCTTAA
- a CDS encoding LytR/AlgR family response regulator transcription factor, with translation MYKTIIVEDEHHLQKGLSIMLQSVAPDTVEITGYAGEVQQAVSMIDDQQPDLIFMDVMLNNGSGFDVLERIQHKNFHLIFTTAYESHAIRAFKFNAIDYLLKPVDLTELKRAVKRISERENFMQDIQLKQLAERTNKIQNTIIIPTQEAMHVVKIENIIRCESSGSYTLFFLTDQKKIMVSKSLKYYEELLSAPLFFRVHQSHLVNINYIASYSKEGMVHMADNSHIPVSRSNKEKFFAFMKNGW, from the coding sequence ATGTATAAAACCATTATTGTTGAAGATGAGCATCATCTGCAGAAAGGCTTGTCTATCATGCTGCAATCCGTTGCACCGGATACTGTTGAAATAACAGGGTATGCCGGTGAAGTTCAGCAGGCCGTCAGCATGATTGATGATCAGCAGCCGGATTTGATTTTTATGGATGTCATGCTTAATAATGGCAGTGGTTTCGATGTGCTGGAACGGATACAGCATAAGAATTTCCACCTGATATTTACCACAGCCTATGAATCCCATGCCATACGGGCATTCAAATTCAATGCGATCGATTACCTGCTTAAGCCTGTGGATCTTACAGAACTTAAACGGGCTGTAAAACGCATTTCAGAAAGAGAGAATTTTATGCAGGACATTCAGCTCAAGCAGCTTGCGGAGCGGACCAACAAAATCCAGAATACCATCATCATTCCTACTCAGGAAGCGATGCATGTAGTGAAAATAGAAAATATCATCCGTTGCGAATCTTCCGGCTCCTATACGCTGTTTTTTCTTACGGACCAGAAAAAGATCATGGTATCCAAGTCACTGAAGTATTATGAAGAACTTCTGTCGGCCCCCTTATTTTTCAGGGTGCATCAGTCCCACCTCGTCAATATCAATTACATTGCGAGTTATTCAAAAGAAGGCATGGTCCATATGGCAGATAATAGCCACATTCCTGTTTCCAGGTCCAATAAAGAGAAGTTTTTTGCCTTTATGAAAAACGGATGGTAA